In a genomic window of Paroedura picta isolate Pp20150507F chromosome 14, Ppicta_v3.0, whole genome shotgun sequence:
- the DYNLRB2 gene encoding dynein light chain roadblock-type 2 isoform X1, which translates to MQAEKAEVEETLKRIQAHKGVIGTIVVNAEGIPIRTTLDNSTTVQYAGLLHQLTMKAKSTVRDIDPQNDLTFLRIRSKKHEIMVAPDKEYLLIVIQNPCE; encoded by the exons ATGCAGGCAGAAAAG GCAGAGGTAGAGGAAACTTTAAAGAGGATTCAAGCTCATAAAGGAGTTATCGGAACAATTGTGGTCAATGCAGAAG GAATCCCAATCAGAACAACTCTTGACAATTCCACTACAGTCCAGTACGCAGGGCTTCTTCACCAGCTCACAATGAAAGCGAAGAGCACAGTGAGAGATATTGATCCCCAGAACGATCTAACCTTTCTAAGGATTAGATCAAAGAAACACGAAATCATGGTAGCTCCAG ATAAGGAATATCTTCTCATCGTTATCCAGAATCCGTGTGAATAA
- the DYNLRB2 gene encoding dynein light chain roadblock-type 2 isoform X2, producing the protein MAEVEETLKRIQAHKGVIGTIVVNAEGIPIRTTLDNSTTVQYAGLLHQLTMKAKSTVRDIDPQNDLTFLRIRSKKHEIMVAPDKEYLLIVIQNPCE; encoded by the exons ATG GCAGAGGTAGAGGAAACTTTAAAGAGGATTCAAGCTCATAAAGGAGTTATCGGAACAATTGTGGTCAATGCAGAAG GAATCCCAATCAGAACAACTCTTGACAATTCCACTACAGTCCAGTACGCAGGGCTTCTTCACCAGCTCACAATGAAAGCGAAGAGCACAGTGAGAGATATTGATCCCCAGAACGATCTAACCTTTCTAAGGATTAGATCAAAGAAACACGAAATCATGGTAGCTCCAG ATAAGGAATATCTTCTCATCGTTATCCAGAATCCGTGTGAATAA